One part of the Humulus lupulus chromosome 9, drHumLupu1.1, whole genome shotgun sequence genome encodes these proteins:
- the LOC133800664 gene encoding non-specific lipid-transfer protein 1-like: protein MANAKFVIVLAIVALVAAAVPMTEALTCGQIQGSLAPCLTYLKSGGAPATGCCKGIKDLVAMAKTTADRKSACNCLKNAASKVPGINPTFASALPSKCGANIPYKISTSTNCNSVR from the exons ATGGCCAATGCCAAGTTTGTTATTGTGTTAGCCATTGTGGCTCTTGTGGCTGCCGCTGTGCCAATGACCGAAGCCCTGACCTGCGGTCAGATCCAAGGCTCATTAGCACCTTGCTTGACGTACCTAAAGAGCGGTGGTGCACCAGCAACCGGCTGCTGCAAGGGGATCAAAGACTTAGTCGCCATGGCAAAGACCACCGCTGACCGCAAAAGTGCCTGCAATTGCTTGAAGAACGCCGCCTCAAAGGTCCCTGGAATTAATCCAACTTTCGCCTCTGCCCTCCCTTCCAAGTGCGGTGCCAACATTCCTTACAAGATCAGCACCTCCACCAACTGCAACAG TGTCCGCTGA